CGGGCACCGAACTGTCCGGCGAGACGGGCGCGATGTCCGGCTGGCAGACCACCTCTGCCACGGTGCCCACCGCGGCCCTCGGCTCGCGGTTCACACCGACCGTCCCGGGTGAGATCACGGCAGCCGATTCGTCGCTGACGTTCTGGGCGTCCAAGAACGGCGACGACGTCCGCACCCTGCTGCAGCGCGAGGCGATCGGGTTCGTCATCTGGATGGACGAGGGCGACGTCAGCGGGCAGACCTGCGACGTCTACCCGGTCCAGGTCACCTCGCAGGCCAAGGTCCGCGAACTGGACCAAGCCGCGCAGATCATGGCCCAGTTCGCCATCACCAGCGAGCCGGCCGAGAACGTCACCATCCCGGCCTGACCATGAGGTCGGCACAGATCCTCGGCACCGGGCAGCTGATCGAACTGTCCCGCCGTCTGCGGGCGGCGGGCGGTCCGAAGCTCCGGGCCAACACCGCCCGCCGGGTGCGACGCGCGGCCGAGCCGCTGCACCGCGACCTGCAGCAGGCCATCCGGTCTCAGCCGCTGGTCTCGGAGGGCCGCAAGCCGGGCAAGCGCGGCGGCCCGTCGCCGACCACCAGGCCGTTCCGGGCGATGCTCGCGGGCGGCATCCGGATCAGCGTGCGATCCGGTGGTACCCCAGGCGCACGCGTGTGGATGGACTTCTCCCGGCTGGAGCCCGGCGCGCGCGGTGTGCCGAAGCAGATCGACGACGGCAGGCTCAGGCACCCCGTGTTCGGCAACAAGAGGCGGTGGGCGAACCAGTGGGCCCGCCCGTCGGGCTGGTGGACCAAGACCGTCCGCGACGGCACCCCGCGCATGCGGGCCGAGATCGAACGGGTCCTCGGCGACGTGCGCCGGGACCTCCAGTGAGAAGAGACAGCGCATGATCATCGAGTACGTGCACGACGACGACACCGTGGAACGGGTGTCGACCGGCGACCTGTCGGCGATCGAGGCCGCCACCGTCGAGGAGGCCATCGGCAACGTGCCGTGGCGGGTCATCGAGGACCGGCTACGCGTGGGGGACCCCACCTCGATGCGCGCTGTGCTGTGGGCATTTCGCCGACGCACCGAGCCGGAACTGAAGTTCGCCGACTTCGACGTGCCCGGCTGGCGGCACCGGCTCAGGGCGGGCATCGAGCGGGCCGAGATCGACGAGGCCCTGACCAACATCATGGCCGAGGCCCTCGCCAAGAGCGAGGACAGCACGATCGACCGACTGACGCCGCACCTGCGCAAGCTCGCCGACAACCGCGACGACGTCGACGCGGCGCTCGAAGACCTGGGAAAAGGCCACTTGGTGCGCCGCCGCCAGGCCTCCGCGGACTGATCGTCGAGTACCGGTGGCTGCTCGCGCACCACCTGCACATCCGTCCTTGGGAGATCGGCCTCCTGTCCGCCGACGAGCTTGAGGACGCGGTCGCCTGGATCAACCGGCACATCGCCTGAAGGGGGTGACGTGACCGGTGGCAGAGCGCTTGATGTTCACCCTGGCCGGCCGCGACGAGCTGTCCCGCGTCATGAACGGCACCGCCGACTCAGCCGACCGGCTGCGGCTGCGGCTGGCCGGCATCACCGCCGACGCGGACGGCAACCTCCGCGACTTGCAGGGCCGGTTCCTGACGCTGACCGATGCCCAGCGTCAGGTCGATGACCGGGCGGCCCAGGTACACAGCCGGTTCACCGCGCTGTCGGATGCGTCCGACAAGCTCGGCGAGGCGATCAAGGGCAGCCTGATCAGCCTGGCGCCGGCGGCGATTCCCGCGGCCGCCGGACTGGCCGCGTCCGCCGCCGCGGTGGCGGCCCAGTTCGGGTCGGTCGCCCTGGCGGCGGCCGCGTACAAGCTGGCGCTGGGCCCGCAGATCACCGCCATCGGTGACGCCATCTCGGCGCAGGACGCCTACGAGGAGGCCGTCCGCACCAGCGGCGCCACCTCCCAGCAGGCCATCGCCGCGCAGGCCAAGTACCAGCAGCAGCTGGACAAGATGCCGCAGGCGACGCGGGAAGCGGCGGTCGCGGTCGGCCTGCTCAAGGACAACTACCAGGAGTGGAGCGACAGTCTCTCCGGTGACGTGATGGCCCCCTTCACCAAGGGGATCGCCGTCGCCAACGCGCTGCTGCCCAAGACGACCGGCCTCGTCCAGGGCGCCTCGGGCCAGTTCGACCGGCTGATCACCCTGGTCGGCGGGGCGATCTCCACACCCGGGTTCGACGCCCTGACCGACAGGGTCACCGACTTCTCCGAACAGACCCTGCGCGAGGGCGTCGACAGCCTGACCGTCTTCCTGTCCAAGCTGCAGTCCGGGGAGTACGACAACAGCGAGCTGTCCAAGTGGATGAGCTGGGCCCAGGAACAAGGGCCGGTGGTGTGGGACACGCTGGAGAACGTCGGCGACGCGCTGCTGCATGTCCTCGAAGCGGGGGCGGACGTCGGCGTCGGCATGCTCGACGTCGTCAACACCCTGTCCGACATCGTGTCCGCGGTGCCGCCCGAGGGGATCGCGCTGCTGCTGCAGCTGGCCATCGCCATCAAGGCCGTGCGCCTGGCCTCGGCCGGGATGGACGCCGCCCGCGCCGCGATGGCCGCTATCGGCGTGCAGATCACCGCCACCGCCACCGCGGCCGCTGGTGCGACCACCGCCACCGGCGGGTTCACCGCAGCGCTCGGCGCTATGTCCAAGGGCGCCAAGCTCGCCCTGGCTGGCACCGGCCTGGGCCTGTTGCTCATCACCCTCGACTCGCTGTCGACGAGCAGCCAGAAACCCAAGCCGGACATCGACAAGCTGTCGACGTCGCTGATCGAGCTGGGCCGCTCGGGCAAGGTGTCCGGCGAGGCGCTGCGCGTGTACGGCTCGGACCTCGGCAGTCTGTCGGACGCGCTGGACACGATCTACAACCCGTCCGGGTTCGAGTCGTTCCTGCAGGGCTGGGCCGAATTCCTGGGCACGGACTCCACCGGCGTGAAGAACGCCAAGGAGGACATCGACGGCATCGACGAGGCGCTCGCTTCCCTGGTGTCGCAGGGCAAGGCGGACGAGGCCGCGGCCGCCCTGGACATGACCATCAAGAAGCTGGGGTTGTCCGGCGATGCCGCCGAGGAATTCAAGAGTCAGCTCGACGGCTACAAGGACTCGCTCGCAGGGCAGGCCCTCGAACAGCAGCTGGCGGCCGAGTCGATGGGGCTGTTCGGCGCTCAGGCCGCCGATGTACAGGCCGAGCTCGAGGCAGCGAAGGCCAGCACGGACGGGATGCGGCAGAGCATCCAGGCGCTCAACGAGGTCAACCGCGCTGGCATCGACGGCATGATCGGCTTCGAGGCCAGCATTGACGCCGCATCCAAGGCCGCGCAGGAGAACGCCGGCGTCCTGGACATGCAGAACGGCCAGCTCACCCTCAACACGGACAAGCAGCGGGCGGCGGCGCAGGCCCTGACCGACCTCGCTTCCAAGACGGACGGGGCGACGGCGGCCGCCCGCGACTCGGGCTCGTCGTGGGAAGAGGTCTCCGGCATCTACGAGCGCGGCCGCCAGCAGCTCATCAAGAACGCCCAGCAGATGGGCCTCAACGAGGAGCAGGCCAGGCAGCTGGCGGACGAGATCCTCAAGGCACCCGACAAGACGGCGTTCCTCAAGGGCGACATCGAGGACCTGAAGAAGAAGCTGGCCGACGCCAAGGAGCGGCTGAAGAACGCACCCTCGTCCAAGACGGCCGCGATCCGCGGGGACATCGCCGACCTGCAGCGGAAGATCGCCCTCGCCAAGGACGCCCTGAACAACCTCGACGGCTACTCGGCGACGACGTGGATCTATACCAACTACTCGACGCCGCACCACATGTCGAACGGTGGCCTGCTGCACCG
This DNA window, taken from Streptomyces sp. NBC_00663, encodes the following:
- a CDS encoding phage tail tube protein, coding for MPATPINASVRYYRRGTTKVVWCPTIANKSAPTRAEINAGTELSGETGAMSGWQTTSATVPTAALGSRFTPTVPGEITAADSSLTFWASKNGDDVRTLLQREAIGFVIWMDEGDVSGQTCDVYPVQVTSQAKVRELDQAAQIMAQFAITSEPAENVTIPA